In a single window of the Saccharothrix australiensis genome:
- a CDS encoding DedA family protein — MAFLTDALEGLAGLPQPAVLAVTGALTLAECTLGVGFIAPGESALLLAATTVTSVPRFLVMWLVVSVCAVAGDSIGYYLGRRFGDRLRDSKVVRKLGQEHWDKAGELLRRRGAWAVFFARFMPVVRTLVPASAGASKLEYRRFLPASIAGAVCWSALHIGIGSAAGASAKYIESVFNGVMWVLMGLAVVVAVVVFLRRRRKAAATATPQEMEEVG; from the coding sequence ATGGCTTTCCTGACCGACGCGCTGGAGGGGCTGGCCGGGCTGCCGCAGCCCGCGGTGCTGGCGGTGACCGGCGCGCTGACGCTGGCGGAGTGCACGCTCGGCGTGGGCTTCATCGCGCCGGGGGAGAGCGCGCTGCTGCTCGCGGCGACGACCGTGACCAGCGTGCCGAGGTTCCTCGTCATGTGGCTGGTCGTGTCGGTGTGCGCGGTGGCCGGCGACAGCATCGGGTACTACCTGGGCCGCCGGTTCGGCGACCGGCTGCGGGACAGCAAGGTCGTCCGCAAGCTCGGGCAGGAGCACTGGGACAAGGCCGGCGAGCTGCTGCGCCGCCGGGGCGCGTGGGCGGTGTTCTTCGCCCGTTTCATGCCCGTGGTGCGGACGCTGGTGCCCGCGTCGGCGGGCGCGTCCAAGCTGGAGTACCGGCGGTTCCTGCCCGCGTCGATCGCGGGCGCGGTGTGCTGGTCGGCGCTGCACATCGGCATCGGCTCGGCGGCGGGCGCGTCGGCCAAGTACATCGAGTCCGTGTTCAACGGCGTGATGTGGGTGCTGATGGGCCTGGCGGTCGTGGTCGCGGTCGTGGTGTTCCTGCGCCGCAGGCGCAAGGCGGCGGCCACCGCGACGCCGCAGGAGATGGAAGAGGTCGGCTGA
- a CDS encoding helix-turn-helix transcriptional regulator — translation MPSVARLGTGIPLVARGRELTRLRAALAEAARGRAAAVLLAGDAGVGKTRLVDELAAAATDTLVLTGRCLDVGETGLPYLPFTEALGQVREAGLLDVGARPALGRLLPGLALPATQDSGLSGLPSHLVGRRSEQDVGQLQLFDAVHGLLGDLAEQRPVLLVLEDLHWADASTRHLLSFLFSRLRSQRLLVVGTYRSDDLHRGHPLRPLLNELVRLPAVQRLDLAPLSAIDARSFVAALADDLPDEVVLEVAERSDGNPFFAEELIAVATCGSGMPWTLAEVLLARIERLSRAAQHVVRVASVGGRSVRHDLLRQVAGADDVALDDALREAVQHHVLLVDRNEVYTFRHALLREAVYGDLLPGERVRLHSAYAARLAATSDRGAVAALAHHSLESHDLPRALRASVEAAQEALAAGAPAEALRHLEQALQLWQAVPAEDRPDGVTELALLRRASWAAGTAGQPERAIALARGGTRLVDPDAPEEAAEMWRRFAQALQVLDGTEQEQVAAVEEAWRLVRDRPASPARAWVLAVWAASLRQGRAYAEARDRAEQAVRDGRAAGAEAAVADALATLGLLDEAAADVASARRHLAEAVACAMAAGAVSTELRARYFLGMHHYDLGELADAARAFDEGMARAKETGLAWSTFGLELRILQVLTRYYLGDWDDAAVAAEPPGLRVSSTVSARLAAAGTHVAVSRGEFEQAERLIGELRSDWHRDFQIALITGGTGTELALWRGQPELAAARASDAIDWSRREGGTWVLAGIRLAALGIAAHAELAASARRRRDGEAEQAALTAGRGLAEYARTTAELGAPRTGTLGPEGRAWLARAAAEESRLGGVGDPDLWRAAADGFGYGSVFEEACCRWRLAEALLAADRRDAAIAELRAADEVAERLGATPLREAVRVVARRARVALHGETARSRVDPFTPRERSVLGLVALGRTNREVGEELYISEKTVSVHLTRIMAKLGASRRAEAVAIAYDRGLLEQPN, via the coding sequence ATGCCATCCGTGGCACGCCTCGGTACCGGAATACCCCTGGTGGCGCGCGGCCGGGAGCTCACCAGGCTGCGCGCCGCCCTGGCGGAGGCCGCCCGCGGCCGGGCGGCGGCGGTGCTGCTCGCCGGCGACGCGGGCGTGGGCAAGACGCGGCTGGTGGACGAGCTCGCCGCCGCTGCGACCGACACCCTGGTGCTGACCGGGCGGTGCCTGGACGTGGGCGAGACCGGCCTGCCCTACCTGCCGTTCACCGAAGCGCTGGGCCAGGTGCGGGAGGCCGGCCTGCTCGACGTCGGCGCGCGGCCCGCGCTGGGGCGGCTGCTGCCCGGACTGGCGCTGCCCGCGACCCAGGACAGCGGGCTGTCCGGGCTGCCGTCGCACCTGGTGGGCAGGCGGTCCGAGCAGGACGTCGGCCAGCTCCAGCTGTTCGACGCCGTGCACGGGCTGCTGGGCGACCTGGCCGAGCAGCGGCCCGTCCTGCTGGTGCTGGAGGACCTGCACTGGGCGGACGCGTCGACCCGGCACCTGCTGTCGTTCCTGTTCTCCCGCCTGCGGTCGCAGCGGCTGCTGGTGGTGGGCACCTACCGGTCCGACGACCTGCACCGCGGCCACCCGCTGCGACCGCTGCTCAACGAGCTGGTGCGGCTGCCCGCCGTGCAGCGGCTCGACCTGGCGCCGCTGAGCGCCATCGACGCGCGGTCGTTCGTGGCGGCGCTGGCCGACGACCTGCCCGACGAGGTCGTGCTGGAGGTCGCGGAGCGCTCGGACGGCAACCCGTTCTTCGCCGAGGAGCTGATCGCGGTCGCCACCTGCGGCTCCGGCATGCCGTGGACGCTCGCGGAGGTGCTGCTGGCCCGGATCGAACGGCTGTCGCGCGCCGCGCAGCACGTCGTGCGCGTGGCGTCGGTGGGCGGCCGGTCGGTGCGGCACGACCTGCTGCGGCAGGTGGCCGGCGCGGACGACGTCGCCCTGGACGACGCGCTGCGCGAAGCCGTGCAGCACCACGTGCTGCTGGTCGACCGCAACGAGGTCTACACGTTCCGGCACGCCCTGCTGCGCGAGGCCGTCTACGGTGACCTGCTGCCCGGCGAGCGGGTGCGGCTGCACTCGGCCTACGCCGCGCGCCTCGCCGCCACGTCCGACCGGGGCGCGGTGGCGGCGCTGGCGCACCACTCGCTGGAGAGCCACGACCTGCCCCGCGCCCTGCGGGCCTCCGTGGAGGCCGCGCAGGAGGCGCTGGCCGCCGGCGCGCCCGCCGAGGCGCTGCGGCACCTGGAGCAGGCGTTGCAGCTGTGGCAGGCGGTGCCCGCCGAGGACCGCCCGGACGGCGTCACCGAACTGGCGCTGCTGCGCCGCGCGTCGTGGGCGGCGGGCACGGCCGGGCAGCCGGAGCGGGCCATCGCGCTCGCCCGCGGCGGCACCCGGCTGGTCGACCCCGACGCGCCGGAGGAGGCCGCCGAGATGTGGCGGCGGTTCGCGCAGGCGCTACAGGTGCTCGACGGCACCGAGCAGGAGCAGGTCGCGGCCGTCGAGGAGGCGTGGCGGCTGGTGCGCGACCGGCCCGCGAGCCCCGCCCGCGCCTGGGTCCTCGCGGTGTGGGCCGCGTCGCTGCGGCAGGGACGCGCGTACGCCGAGGCCAGGGACCGGGCGGAGCAGGCGGTGCGCGACGGCCGCGCCGCCGGCGCCGAGGCCGCCGTGGCCGACGCCCTGGCTACCCTCGGGCTGCTCGACGAGGCCGCCGCCGACGTCGCCTCCGCGCGGCGGCACCTCGCCGAGGCCGTGGCCTGCGCGATGGCGGCCGGCGCCGTCAGCACCGAGCTGCGGGCCCGCTACTTCCTCGGCATGCACCACTACGACCTCGGCGAGCTGGCCGACGCGGCCCGCGCGTTCGACGAGGGCATGGCCCGCGCCAAGGAAACCGGCCTGGCCTGGAGCACGTTCGGCCTGGAACTGCGCATCCTCCAGGTGCTGACCCGGTACTACCTCGGCGACTGGGACGACGCGGCCGTCGCCGCCGAACCGCCCGGCCTGCGCGTGTCGAGCACCGTGTCGGCGCGCCTCGCGGCGGCGGGCACCCACGTGGCGGTCAGCCGCGGCGAGTTCGAGCAGGCCGAGCGCCTGATCGGCGAACTGCGCTCCGACTGGCACCGCGATTTCCAGATCGCGCTGATCACCGGCGGCACCGGCACCGAACTGGCGCTGTGGCGCGGCCAGCCGGAACTGGCGGCGGCGCGCGCCTCCGACGCCATCGACTGGTCCCGGCGGGAGGGCGGCACCTGGGTGTTGGCCGGCATCCGGCTGGCCGCGCTGGGCATCGCGGCGCACGCGGAACTCGCGGCCAGCGCCCGACGACGACGCGACGGCGAGGCGGAACAGGCCGCGCTGACCGCGGGCCGCGGGCTGGCGGAGTACGCGCGGACCACCGCCGAACTCGGCGCGCCGCGCACCGGGACGCTCGGCCCCGAGGGGCGCGCGTGGCTGGCGCGGGCGGCGGCCGAGGAGAGCAGGCTGGGCGGCGTGGGCGACCCGGACCTGTGGCGCGCGGCGGCCGACGGGTTCGGGTACGGGTCGGTGTTCGAGGAAGCCTGCTGCCGGTGGCGGCTGGCGGAGGCGCTGCTGGCCGCCGACCGGCGGGACGCGGCGATCGCCGAGCTGCGGGCGGCCGACGAGGTGGCGGAACGCCTCGGGGCGACGCCGCTGCGGGAGGCGGTGCGCGTGGTGGCCCGACGGGCGCGCGTGGCGCTGCACGGCGAGACCGCGCGGTCGCGCGTCGACCCGTTCACCCCGAGGGAGCGCTCGGTGCTGGGCCTGGTCGCGCTGGGGCGGACGAACCGGGAGGTGGGCGAGGAGCTGTACATCTCGGAGAAGACCGTCAGCGTCCACCTCACCCGGATCATGGCCAAGCTGGGGGCGAGCAGGCGGGCGGAGGCCGTGGCCATCGCCTACGACCGGGGATTGCTGGAACAACCGAACTGA
- a CDS encoding chitinase C-terminal domain-containing protein: MHRKLLPLTALLATAAGLVIAVASPSTSSAAAGEECRPDGLYQTPGVAVPYCSVYDADGRETMGPDHSRRVIGYFTSWRTGKNGAPSYLASDIPWQKVTHLNYAFAHVNTANKVSVGPDGPDNAATGMTWPGVELDPSLPYKGHFNLLNKYKKQYPNVKTLVSVGGWAETGGFLNPDGTRNASGGFYKMGQSQASIDTFADSAVEFIRTYGFNGVDIDYEYATSNKYAGNPDDYWISDANRGTLWAGYEKIMKTLREKLDRASAADGKHYLLTAAVPASGWLLRGQEAYQVTRYLDYLNIMSYDLHGAWNHFVGPNAALYDDGKDGELQAGGVYGAYDGMGYLNTDWAYHYYRGAMQAGRINVGVPFYTRGWQGVTGGTNGQWGKAALPDQKKCPPGTGGTVGSTTPCGNGAIGIDNLWHDLDKTGAESPAGANPMWHAKNLENEITPDYLEKYGLDPKNDPTDRISGSYTRHYDNTMATPWLWNADKKVYLSTEDEQSIATKAKYVADKGIGGVMIWELAGDYRFDTAKNQYTIGDTLLTKLNDGLRGAAPYGNRKAPGTPPTEVLNVSATVSGFALGDNNYPINPKLRITNSSTATLPGGTKIEFDYGTSAPGTMSDQSGFGLRVTAKGHSGSNVGGLKGDFQHVELTLPSWQSLAPGASVDVALSYQLPIASPSNFKITFGGKSYAIASDHPRGTGGPNPTTTSTSTSTSTSTSTTTTTTSAPSCSVAAWEAAKVYNGGNQVSHKGNKWQAKWWTQGDEPGTTGEWGVWKDLGPC, from the coding sequence GTGCACAGAAAGCTGTTGCCGCTCACGGCGTTGCTCGCCACGGCGGCCGGACTCGTCATCGCTGTCGCGTCACCGTCCACGTCCAGCGCCGCCGCGGGGGAGGAGTGCCGCCCGGACGGCCTCTACCAGACCCCCGGCGTCGCCGTCCCCTACTGCTCGGTCTACGACGCCGACGGCCGGGAGACGATGGGCCCCGACCACTCCCGGCGGGTGATCGGCTACTTCACCAGCTGGCGCACCGGCAAGAACGGCGCGCCCTCCTACCTCGCCTCCGACATCCCGTGGCAGAAGGTCACGCACCTGAACTACGCGTTCGCCCACGTCAACACGGCGAACAAGGTGTCGGTCGGCCCCGACGGGCCGGACAACGCCGCCACCGGCATGACCTGGCCGGGCGTCGAGCTCGACCCGAGCCTGCCCTACAAGGGGCACTTCAACCTGCTCAACAAGTACAAGAAGCAGTACCCGAACGTGAAGACGCTGGTGTCCGTCGGCGGCTGGGCCGAGACCGGCGGCTTCCTCAACCCCGACGGCACCCGCAACGCGTCGGGCGGCTTCTACAAGATGGGCCAGTCGCAGGCGTCGATCGACACGTTCGCCGACTCCGCCGTGGAGTTCATCCGCACCTACGGGTTCAACGGCGTCGACATCGACTACGAGTACGCGACCTCCAACAAGTACGCCGGGAACCCGGACGACTACTGGATCTCCGACGCCAACCGCGGCACCCTGTGGGCCGGCTACGAGAAGATCATGAAGACGCTGCGGGAGAAGCTGGACCGCGCGTCGGCCGCCGACGGCAAGCACTACCTGCTGACGGCCGCCGTGCCCGCGTCGGGCTGGCTGCTGCGTGGCCAGGAGGCGTACCAGGTCACCCGGTACCTGGACTACCTCAACATCATGTCCTACGACCTGCACGGCGCGTGGAACCACTTCGTCGGCCCCAACGCCGCGCTGTACGACGACGGCAAGGACGGCGAACTCCAGGCCGGCGGCGTCTACGGCGCCTACGACGGCATGGGCTACCTGAACACCGACTGGGCGTACCACTACTACCGCGGCGCGATGCAGGCCGGCCGGATCAACGTCGGCGTCCCGTTCTACACGCGCGGCTGGCAGGGCGTCACCGGCGGCACGAACGGCCAGTGGGGCAAGGCCGCGCTGCCCGACCAGAAGAAGTGCCCGCCCGGCACCGGCGGCACCGTCGGGTCCACCACGCCGTGCGGCAACGGCGCGATCGGCATCGACAACCTGTGGCACGACCTGGACAAGACCGGCGCGGAGTCCCCGGCGGGCGCGAACCCCATGTGGCACGCCAAGAACCTGGAGAACGAGATCACGCCGGACTACCTGGAGAAGTACGGCCTGGACCCGAAGAACGACCCGACCGACCGGATCTCCGGCTCCTACACCCGCCACTACGACAACACGATGGCCACGCCGTGGCTGTGGAACGCCGACAAGAAGGTGTACCTGTCCACCGAGGACGAGCAGTCCATCGCCACCAAGGCGAAGTACGTGGCGGACAAGGGCATCGGCGGCGTGATGATCTGGGAGCTGGCGGGCGACTACCGCTTCGACACCGCCAAGAACCAGTACACCATCGGTGACACCCTGCTCACCAAGCTCAACGACGGCCTGCGCGGCGCCGCGCCGTACGGCAACCGGAAGGCGCCCGGCACGCCGCCGACCGAGGTGCTCAACGTGTCCGCCACGGTGTCCGGGTTCGCGCTGGGCGACAACAACTACCCGATCAACCCGAAGCTGAGGATCACCAACAGCTCGACGGCCACCCTGCCGGGCGGCACGAAGATCGAGTTCGACTACGGGACCAGTGCGCCCGGCACCATGTCCGACCAGTCCGGCTTCGGCCTGCGGGTCACCGCCAAGGGGCACAGCGGCAGCAACGTCGGCGGGCTCAAGGGCGACTTCCAGCACGTCGAGCTGACCCTGCCGTCGTGGCAGTCGCTCGCGCCCGGCGCGTCGGTCGACGTCGCGCTGAGCTACCAGCTGCCGATCGCGTCGCCGTCGAACTTCAAGATCACCTTCGGCGGCAAGTCCTACGCGATCGCCTCGGACCACCCGCGCGGCACCGGCGGCCCGAACCCGACCACCACCTCGACGTCGACCTCCACCAGCACGTCGACCTCCACGACCACGACCACCACGAGCGCCCCGTCGTGCTCGGTGGCCGCCTGGGAGGCCGCCAAGGTCTACAACGGCGGCAACCAGGTCTCCCACAAGGGCAACAAGTGGCAGGCCAAGTGGTGGACCCAGGGTGACGAGCCGGGCACCACCGGCGAGTGGGGCGTGTGGAAGGACCTGGGGCCCTGCTGA
- a CDS encoding helix-turn-helix domain-containing protein, whose amino-acid sequence MPRGGSPTLLRRRLVGELRRLREAAALTIEDVGERLECSASKISRIETGRVGVTPRDVRDMLAAYGADRATLDELVRLAREARRKAWWDAFGDVAPGRYIGFEADAEAARTYQGLMIPGLLQTEGYTRALIADVLPDAPPGEVDRRVELRRARQALLVEDEPLALHAVIDEAALRRLVGGPATMVGQLRRLAEVAELDNVTLQVIPFEAGGHAAMDGPFVILAFPEKSDPDLVYLEGTRGEVYLEQPAEVARYADLFARLAAASLDPSASAALVARVARGLLADRG is encoded by the coding sequence ATGCCACGCGGTGGCAGCCCGACCCTGCTCAGGCGGCGGCTCGTCGGGGAGTTGCGCAGGCTGCGCGAGGCGGCCGCGCTCACCATCGAGGACGTCGGCGAGCGGCTGGAGTGCTCGGCGTCGAAGATCAGCCGCATCGAGACCGGGCGGGTCGGCGTCACGCCGCGCGACGTGCGGGACATGCTCGCCGCGTACGGCGCGGACCGGGCCACGCTCGACGAACTCGTCCGGCTCGCCCGCGAGGCCAGGCGCAAGGCGTGGTGGGACGCGTTCGGCGACGTCGCGCCCGGCCGGTACATCGGGTTCGAGGCCGACGCCGAGGCGGCGCGCACCTACCAGGGCCTGATGATCCCCGGACTGCTCCAGACCGAGGGCTACACCAGGGCGCTGATCGCCGACGTGCTGCCGGACGCGCCGCCCGGCGAGGTCGACCGGCGGGTGGAGCTGCGCCGGGCGCGGCAGGCGCTGCTGGTCGAGGACGAGCCGCTCGCCCTGCACGCGGTGATCGACGAGGCCGCGCTGCGGCGGCTGGTCGGCGGGCCCGCGACGATGGTCGGGCAGCTGCGGCGGCTGGCCGAGGTCGCGGAACTGGACAACGTCACCCTCCAGGTGATCCCGTTCGAGGCGGGCGGCCACGCGGCGATGGACGGCCCGTTCGTGATCCTGGCCTTCCCGGAGAAGTCCGATCCCGACCTGGTGTACCTGGAGGGCACGCGCGGCGAGGTCTACCTGGAGCAGCCCGCCGAAGTCGCCCGGTACGCGGACCTGTTCGCGCGGCTCGCGGCGGCGTCGCTGGACCCCTCGGCGTCGGCGGCGCTGGTGGCGCGGGTCGCGCGCGGGCTGCTCGCCGACCGTGGGTGA
- a CDS encoding DUF397 domain-containing protein: protein MGEAAVRRRWRRSGRSSASGSDCVEIALADVGAAVRDSKDRAGGALSFGAAQWSRFVGGAKGGRYDGR, encoded by the coding sequence GTGGGTGAGGCGGCCGTGCGGCGGCGGTGGCGCAGGAGCGGGCGTTCGTCCGCGTCCGGGTCGGATTGCGTGGAGATCGCGTTGGCGGACGTCGGCGCGGCCGTGCGGGACTCGAAGGACCGCGCCGGTGGTGCGCTGAGCTTCGGCGCGGCGCAGTGGTCGCGCTTCGTCGGTGGCGCCAAGGGCGGTCGGTACGACGGGCGCTGA
- a CDS encoding AfsR/SARP family transcriptional regulator, with the protein MAYDGVEPLRFEVLGLLRVRRGDREVDLGAAKQRAVLAVLLLGRNTPVSRDHIIEAVWGDAVPTSAVNLVQTYVAGLRRALEPSRARRAPAELLTSVGDGYLLRLDPAAVDLDAFERGVVAAGRLRSAGDLEAAARALDEALALWRGEPLGGVAGLFAEVERGRLGERRLAAQEERAEVLLLLGRGAALVQELTALVAEHPLRERGHGLLMRALCQAGRQAEALGAYRAARRVLIDELGVEPGPELRRLQQAVLAGEDPEPERPTRPIALPAQAAEPALPTIPAQLPRAPVALIGRDAEVARLDGLLASYPAGGLVLVVTGPAGVGKTALALHWAHRVREGFPDGQLYVDLHGYDPNQEPLGAGEVLNRFLRTLGVPSGDIPVTVEERSALFRTLVADRRMVVVLDNARGSTELMPLLPGPPSCVLVTSRRRLVGLVAHADARLVELDMLGTDAAVEVLGRVAGRDAGEVGPLRRLAVLCDGLPLALRIAAARLAVSPSLRVAELVAELDDEHGRLAALGLEDEDSTVRAALDASRRALSPLPARLLALLGLHPGPDVTAHVVAAMACVRVAEAQRALDALAAANLLSVNEPGRYAAHDLVRVYTRTLAAELAPERRHEATGRMLDYYLHCADLADGLLPVGRGSVRVAPELVPAEVPRLTGAGDATAWLDAEQANLIAAAELAGEGAERAWLVHAWQLPYTLSRFFWLRTDRSTWLRTTEAAMRAATSLGDPEARFVTLFNLGVALLQFQRSDEALARLREALEVARSSGDVHAQARALTTVADMLQTLGRMEEAETFYREALEASRAAGSRWAEAAAHHNLGPLYLAMRRYEDAKTWLRAAVRIYREVGEQCGESTCHTDLALVLLESGELSAAVASARTALSVASAAMSPYHQALAHDRLATVFDRQGMAGALAHWQRALALFTELNAPEADEVRARLARVRSASSPVG; encoded by the coding sequence GTGGCGTACGACGGCGTGGAGCCCTTGCGGTTCGAGGTGCTCGGCCTGCTCCGGGTGCGGCGCGGCGACCGGGAGGTCGACCTCGGCGCGGCCAAGCAGCGCGCCGTGCTCGCCGTGCTGCTGCTGGGCCGCAACACCCCGGTCAGCCGGGACCACATCATCGAGGCGGTGTGGGGCGACGCGGTGCCCACCAGCGCCGTCAACCTCGTCCAGACCTACGTGGCCGGCCTGCGCCGGGCCCTGGAGCCCAGCCGCGCCCGCCGCGCGCCCGCCGAGCTGCTGACCTCCGTCGGCGACGGCTACCTGCTGCGCCTGGACCCGGCGGCGGTCGACCTGGACGCGTTCGAGCGCGGGGTGGTGGCCGCCGGCCGGCTGCGGTCGGCGGGCGACCTGGAGGCCGCGGCCCGCGCGCTGGACGAGGCGCTGGCGCTGTGGCGCGGCGAGCCCCTCGGCGGCGTCGCCGGGCTGTTCGCGGAGGTCGAGCGGGGCAGGCTCGGCGAGCGGCGGCTCGCGGCCCAGGAGGAGCGCGCCGAGGTGCTGCTGCTGCTCGGGCGCGGCGCGGCGCTGGTGCAGGAGCTGACGGCGCTGGTGGCCGAGCACCCGCTGCGGGAACGCGGGCACGGCCTGCTGATGCGCGCCCTGTGCCAGGCGGGGCGGCAGGCCGAGGCGCTGGGCGCGTACCGCGCGGCGCGGCGGGTGCTGATCGACGAGCTGGGCGTCGAGCCGGGCCCCGAGCTGCGCCGCCTCCAGCAGGCCGTGCTGGCGGGCGAGGACCCCGAGCCGGAGCGGCCGACGCGGCCGATCGCGCTGCCCGCGCAGGCGGCCGAGCCCGCGCTGCCGACGATCCCCGCGCAGCTGCCGCGCGCGCCGGTCGCCCTCATCGGCCGCGACGCCGAGGTGGCGCGGCTGGACGGGCTGCTGGCGTCGTACCCGGCGGGCGGGCTGGTGCTCGTCGTCACGGGACCGGCGGGCGTCGGCAAGACGGCGCTGGCGCTGCACTGGGCGCACCGTGTGCGCGAGGGGTTCCCGGACGGCCAGCTCTACGTCGACCTGCACGGCTACGACCCGAACCAGGAGCCGCTGGGCGCGGGGGAGGTGCTCAACCGGTTCCTGCGGACGCTGGGCGTGCCGTCGGGCGACATCCCGGTGACCGTGGAGGAGCGCTCGGCGCTGTTCCGCACGCTGGTCGCGGACCGGCGGATGGTCGTGGTGCTGGACAACGCGCGCGGGTCGACCGAGCTGATGCCGCTGCTGCCCGGTCCGCCCTCGTGCGTGCTGGTGACGTCCCGGCGGCGGCTGGTGGGCCTGGTGGCGCACGCCGACGCCCGGCTGGTCGAGCTGGACATGCTCGGCACCGACGCGGCGGTGGAGGTGCTGGGCCGGGTCGCCGGGCGCGACGCGGGCGAGGTCGGCCCGCTGCGCCGGCTGGCGGTGCTGTGCGACGGGTTGCCGCTGGCGCTGCGGATCGCGGCGGCGCGGCTGGCGGTGTCGCCGTCGCTGCGGGTCGCGGAGCTGGTGGCCGAGCTGGACGACGAGCACGGCAGGCTGGCCGCGCTGGGCCTGGAGGACGAGGACTCGACCGTGCGGGCGGCGCTGGACGCGTCGCGGCGCGCGCTGTCGCCGCTGCCCGCGCGGCTGCTGGCGCTGCTGGGCCTGCACCCCGGCCCGGACGTGACGGCACACGTGGTGGCCGCGATGGCGTGCGTGCGGGTGGCGGAGGCGCAGCGGGCGCTGGACGCGCTGGCGGCGGCGAACCTGTTGTCGGTCAACGAACCCGGCCGGTACGCGGCGCACGACCTGGTGCGCGTCTACACCCGGACGCTGGCCGCCGAGCTGGCCCCCGAGCGGCGGCACGAGGCGACCGGCCGGATGCTGGACTACTACCTGCACTGCGCCGACCTGGCCGACGGGCTGCTGCCGGTCGGCCGCGGCAGCGTGCGGGTCGCGCCGGAGCTGGTGCCGGCGGAGGTGCCCCGGCTGACCGGCGCGGGCGACGCGACGGCGTGGCTGGACGCCGAGCAGGCGAACCTGATCGCGGCGGCGGAGCTGGCGGGCGAGGGCGCGGAACGGGCCTGGCTGGTGCACGCCTGGCAGCTGCCGTACACGCTGTCGCGGTTCTTCTGGCTGCGGACGGACCGCTCGACGTGGCTGCGCACCACGGAGGCCGCGATGCGCGCGGCGACCTCGCTGGGCGACCCGGAGGCGCGGTTCGTCACGCTGTTCAACCTCGGGGTGGCGCTGCTGCAGTTCCAGCGGTCGGACGAGGCGCTGGCGCGGCTGCGCGAGGCGTTGGAGGTGGCGCGGTCCAGCGGCGACGTGCACGCGCAGGCCCGCGCGCTGACGACGGTCGCCGACATGCTCCAGACGCTGGGGCGGATGGAGGAGGCCGAGACGTTCTACCGGGAGGCGCTGGAGGCCAGCCGCGCCGCCGGGTCGCGGTGGGCGGAGGCGGCGGCGCACCACAACCTGGGCCCGCTGTACCTGGCGATGCGGCGCTACGAGGACGCCAAGACGTGGCTGCGCGCGGCGGTGCGCATCTACCGGGAGGTGGGCGAGCAGTGCGGCGAGTCGACCTGCCATACGGACCTGGCGCTGGTGCTGCTGGAGTCCGGTGAGCTGTCCGCCGCGGTGGCGTCGGCGCGGACCGCGCTGTCGGTGGCGTCCGCGGCGATGAGCCCGTACCACCAGGCGTTGGCGCACGACCGGCTGGCGACGGTGTTCGACCGGCAGGGCATGGCGGGCGCGCTGGCGCACTGGCAGCGGGCCCTCGCGTTGTTCACGGAGCTGAACGCGCCGGAGGCGGACGAGGTGCGCGCGCGGTTGGCGCGCGTGCGATCGGCCTCCTCGCCGGTGGGCTGA
- a CDS encoding ABC transporter ATP-binding protein produces the protein MSALVSDVGTRTAVAAASLVKVYGKGDTAVRALDGVSVAFQAGKFTAIMGPSGSGKSTLMHCLAGLDNVDGGSVQIAGTEITSLGDKELTKLRRDRIGFVFQAFNLLPTLTAEANILLGLELAGRKPDREWLDRIVDVLGLRDRLKHKPTELSGGQQQRVACARALVAKPDVVFADEPTGNLDSRSGAEVLDFLRMSVRKLGQTVIMVTHDPVAASYADRVVLLADGHLAGEIDNPTADSVLSALKHLGA, from the coding sequence ATGTCCGCACTGGTGTCCGACGTCGGGACCCGTACCGCTGTAGCCGCCGCGAGCCTGGTGAAGGTCTACGGCAAGGGCGACACCGCTGTCCGGGCGCTGGACGGCGTGAGCGTCGCGTTCCAGGCAGGCAAGTTCACGGCCATCATGGGCCCGTCCGGGTCCGGCAAGTCGACGCTGATGCACTGCCTCGCCGGCTTGGACAACGTCGACGGCGGGTCGGTGCAGATCGCCGGCACTGAGATCACGTCGTTGGGCGACAAGGAGCTGACCAAGCTCCGCCGCGACCGCATCGGGTTCGTGTTCCAGGCGTTCAACCTGCTGCCGACGTTGACCGCCGAGGCGAACATCCTGCTCGGGCTGGAGCTGGCCGGGCGCAAGCCCGACCGCGAGTGGCTCGACCGGATCGTCGACGTGCTCGGGTTGCGGGACCGCTTGAAGCACAAGCCGACCGAGCTGTCGGGCGGTCAGCAGCAGCGCGTCGCGTGCGCCCGCGCGCTGGTCGCCAAGCCGGACGTCGTGTTCGCGGACGAGCCGACCGGCAACCTCGACTCGCGGTCCGGCGCCGAGGTGCTCGACTTCCTCCGGATGTCGGTGCGCAAGCTCGGGCAGACGGTGATCATGGTGACGCACGACCCGGTCGCGGCCTCGTACGCCGACCGCGTGGTCCTGCTCGCCGACGGCCACCTGGCCGGCGAGATCGACAACCCGACCGCGGACTCCGTCCTGTCGGCGCTGAAGCACCTGGGGGCGTGA